In a genomic window of Zingiber officinale cultivar Zhangliang chromosome 9B, Zo_v1.1, whole genome shotgun sequence:
- the LOC122023925 gene encoding UDP-glycosyltransferase 75B2-like isoform X2: MVVILRHRAVGGFVSHCGWNSMTEAALYEYQVVATPPPNLDYRAKGGQIHYHLYSHKQSILEKKLMRCDRSWQNVYKIIFMSRWIQDSRDQYTKERLDSVIDQYTKRMDSVTTVLF; this comes from the exons ATGGTGGTGATCCTGCGGCACCGGGCGGTGGGAGGCTTCGTGAGCCACTGCGGCTGGAACTCAATGACGGAGGCAGCACTGTACGAATACCAAGTCGTCGCCACTCCGCCCCCAAATCTTG ACTATAGAGCTAAAGGTGGACAGATTCACTACCATCTATA TTCACACAAGCAGAGTATTctcgagaagaaattgatgaggtgcgatcggagttggcagaatgtatacaagatcatatttatgagtag GTGGATACAGGACAGTCGAGATCAGTACACTAAGGAGCGTCTGGATTCAGTAATTGATCAGTACACTAAGCGTATGGATTCAGTAACTACTGTACTATTTTga
- the LOC122023925 gene encoding UDP-glycosyltransferase 75B2-like isoform X3, translating into MVVILRHRAVGGFVSHCGWNSMTEAALYEYQVVATPPPNLDYRAKGGQIHYHLYSHKQSILEKKLMRCDRSWQNVYKIIFMREMLKLHGRDDMDRKCGYRTVEISTLRSVWIQ; encoded by the exons ATGGTGGTGATCCTGCGGCACCGGGCGGTGGGAGGCTTCGTGAGCCACTGCGGCTGGAACTCAATGACGGAGGCAGCACTGTACGAATACCAAGTCGTCGCCACTCCGCCCCCAAATCTTG ACTATAGAGCTAAAGGTGGACAGATTCACTACCATCTATA TTCACACAAGCAGAGTATTctcgagaagaaattgatgaggtgcgatcggagttggcagaatgtatacaagatcatatttatga GAGAAATGCTCAAACTACATGGTAGAGATGACATGGATAGAAAAT GTGGATACAGGACAGTCGAGATCAGTACACTAAGGAGCGTCTGGATTCAGTAA
- the LOC122023925 gene encoding UDP-glycosyltransferase 75B2-like isoform X5: MVVILRHRAVGGFVSHCGWNSMTEAALYEYQVVATPPPNLDYRAKGGQIHYHLYSHKQSILEKKLMRCDRSWQNVYKIIFMSRFGSYCGCM, translated from the exons ATGGTGGTGATCCTGCGGCACCGGGCGGTGGGAGGCTTCGTGAGCCACTGCGGCTGGAACTCAATGACGGAGGCAGCACTGTACGAATACCAAGTCGTCGCCACTCCGCCCCCAAATCTTG ACTATAGAGCTAAAGGTGGACAGATTCACTACCATCTATA TTCACACAAGCAGAGTATTctcgagaagaaattgatgaggtgcgatcggagttggcagaatgtatacaagatcatatttatgagtag GTTTGGATCGTATTGTGGATGCATGTGA
- the LOC122023925 gene encoding uncharacterized protein LOC122023925 isoform X1 — protein sequence MVVILRHRAVGGFVSHCGWNSMTEAALYEYQVVATPPPNLDYRAKGGQIHYHLYSHKQSILEKKLMRCDRSWQNVYKIIFMRGKNSGINCQEKGKKIGGKDGKCDVRVGSVHCGYVLNGGGLQHSLASLILFCLSLSLSLSLFPSNTAQLLFLIISTVQPLAVVHLNC from the exons ATGGTGGTGATCCTGCGGCACCGGGCGGTGGGAGGCTTCGTGAGCCACTGCGGCTGGAACTCAATGACGGAGGCAGCACTGTACGAATACCAAGTCGTCGCCACTCCGCCCCCAAATCTTG ACTATAGAGCTAAAGGTGGACAGATTCACTACCATCTATA TTCACACAAGCAGAGTATTctcgagaagaaattgatgaggtgcgatcggagttggcagaatgtatacaagatcatatttatga GAGGTAAGAATTCCGGGATAAATTGCCAGGAGAAGGGGAAAAAAATTGGGGGAAAAGACGGCAAGTGCGACGTCAGAGTTGGTTCTGTACATTGTGGGTATGTATTGAATGGTGGAGGATTGCAACATTCACTTGCTTCCCTCATCCTCttctgtctctctctctctctctctctctctctcttccccaGCAACACTGCACAGCTGCTTTTCTTGATCATTTCAACGGTTCAACCTTTAGCTGTTGTCCATCTGAATTGCTGA
- the LOC122024437 gene encoding pentatricopeptide repeat-containing protein At1g20230-like encodes MNTAVQLLFRRSLPSLPWTRQVRAGLLPLFAAHLRLSSTDLFRLPSALSLRLPPDPFALPAAINACAALPNSLPVGRQLHAISLVSGISADPFISTSLVHMYLKCAALPDAHRVFDETPQRSVAVWSAMIAGNAARGRAGEAFRLLNQMSSSGTQPNLITFNGLLVGLNRSGCPDKTLPLLQRMHSEGFELDSVAVSSALSAAGDLVDVTVGCQIHGYANKTRLEAYASVASALLDMYGKCSRAEEMLRVFDALASPDVASRSALLAGLSRNGRVDDALAAFAEFRAQGAELNVVCWNSMVACCSQNGKDMEALELFRQMQSAGEEPNAVTIPCLLPACGNVAALMHGKSAHCFSLRQGIIVDVYVASSLVDMYAKCGRITDARVVFDAMPKRNVVTWNAIIGGYAMHGLANDAIEMFVSMKRHRQKPDNVTFICLLSACSQAGLTEEGEHFFDEMQNEHGIDAAVVHYACIVSLLGRAGRLDEAHELIRKMGNEADSCVWGALLSACSVHGNVALAEVATKRLFELEPTNAGNYVLLSNIYASKGMLDEVERVREMMNAMGVKKNPGCSWIEIRNKVHMLLSGDKSHPQMSNISEKLERLGVEMKRLGYRPSISLVFQDVEEQDKEYILCGHSEKLAVALGLVSTPAGTSLRVIKNLRICGDCHATIKFISMFEGREILVRDTNRYHQFKGGSCSCGDYW; translated from the coding sequence ATGAACACGGCGGTGCAACTCCTCTTCCGACGCTCGCTGCCTTCGCTACCGTGGACGCGGCAAGTCCGCGCCGGTCTTCTCCCACTCTTCGCAGCCCACCTCCGCCTCTCCTCCACCGACCTTTTCCGTCTCCCCTCCGCGCTCTCCCTCCGCCTTCCTCCCGACCCCTTCGCTCTCCCCGCCGCCATCAACGCCTGCGCCGCGCTCCCTAACTCCCTGCCCGTCGGTCGTCAACTGCACGCCATCTCCCTCGTATCCGGAATCTCCGCTGACCCCTTCATCTCCACCTCGCTAGTCCATATGTACCTCAAGTGCGCCGCATTGCCCGACGCCCACCGGGTGTTCGACGAAACGCCGCAAAGGAGTGTGGCAGTCTGGAGCGCCATGATCGCCGGAAACGCCGCCCGTGGACGTGCCGGCGAGGCTTTCCGGTTGCTCAACCAGATGAGTTCTTCCGGTACCCAACCCAATCTCATCACCTTCAATGGATTGCTCGTGGGATTGAACCGCAGCGGGTGCCCTGACAAGACTCTGCCTTTGCTGCAGAGAATGCACTCCGAGGGCTTCGAACTCGATTCGGTCGCCGTTTCGAGCGCCCTCTCGGCCGCCGGCGACCTGGTGGACGTCACCGTCGGCTGCCAAATTCACGGGTACGCGAACAAGACGAGGCTCGAAGCCTACGCCTCCGTGGCAAGCGCTCTCCTCGACATGTATGGCAAATGCAGCCGCGCCGAGGAAATGCTTCGAGTGTTCGATGCGTTGGCCTCGCCGGACGTCGCTTCCCGCAGCGCTCTTCTCGCCGGCCTCTCGAGGAACGGCCGCGTCGACGACGCCTTGGCGGCGTTCGCCGAGTTCCGAGCGCAAGGCGCGGAGCTCAATGTAGTGTGTTGGAACTCAATGGTGGCTTGCTGCTCGCAGAATGGGAAGGACATGGAAGCTCTGGAGCTCTTTAGGCAGATGCAGAGCGCCGGGGAGGAGCCGAACGCAGTGACGATTCCATGCCTGCTACCTGCTTGTGGAAATGTCGCAGCCTTAATGCACGGTAAATCTGCTCATTGTTTCTCCCTCCGACAAGGCATCATTGTGGACGTGTATGTGGCTAGTTCCCTCGTCGACATGTATGCCAAGTGCGGCCGAATAACTGATGCTCGGGTTGTGTTCGACGCAATGCCGAAAAGGAATGTCGTCACTTGGAACGCGATCATCGGAGGATATGCGATGCACGGGCTGGCGAATGATGCGATCGAGATGTTCGTTTCGATGAAGAGGCACCGGCAGAAGCCGGACAATGTGACCTTCATCTGCCTGCTCTCCGCTTGTAGCCAAGCCGGGCTAACGGAGGAGGGAGAGCACTTTTTCGACGAAATGCAGAACGAGCATGGGATCGATGCGGCTGTTGTGCATTACGCGTGCATAGTGAGCTTGCTCGGTCGTGCAGGGCGGTTGGATGAGGCTCATGAGCTTATAAGGAAGATGGGGAATGAAGCTGATAGTTGTGTGTGGGGTGCATTGCTCAGTGCTTGTAGTGTTCATGGCAATGTTGCACTGGCAGAGGTTGCGACGAAGAGACTATTCGAGTTGGAGCCTACGAATGCTGGAAATTACGTGCTGCTTTCGAACATCTACGCGTCCAAAGGAATGCTTGACGAAGTCGAAAGGGTGAGGGAGATGATGAACGCAATGGGCGTGAAGAAGAACCCGGGATGTAGTTGGATCGAAATAAGAAACAAGGTGCATATGCTGTTATCTGGTGACAAGTCTCATCCCCAAATGAGCAACATTAGCGAGAAGCTGGAGAGGCTCGGTGTGGAGATGAAGAGACTAGGTTATCGCCCGAGCATCAGCCTCGTCTTCCAGGATGTCGAGGAGCAAGACAAAGAGTACATTCTGTGTGGGCATAGCGAGAAGTTGGCAGTGGCATTAGGACTCGTAAGCACCCCCGCGGGGACTTCACTTCGAGTGATAAAAAATCTCCGCATCTGTGGAGATTGCCATGCCACGATAAAATTTATCTCCATGTTTGAGGGGAGGGAGATACTTGTGAGAGATACGAATCGGTATCATCAGTTCAAGGGTGGAAGTTGCTCTTGTGGTGACTATTGGTGA
- the LOC122023925 gene encoding UDP-glycosyltransferase 75B2-like isoform X4, with amino-acid sequence MVVILRHRAVGGFVSHCGWNSMTEAALYEYQVVATPPPNLDYRAKGGQIHYHLYSHKQSILEKKLMRCDRSWQNVYKIIFMSGYRTVEISTLRSVWIQ; translated from the exons ATGGTGGTGATCCTGCGGCACCGGGCGGTGGGAGGCTTCGTGAGCCACTGCGGCTGGAACTCAATGACGGAGGCAGCACTGTACGAATACCAAGTCGTCGCCACTCCGCCCCCAAATCTTG ACTATAGAGCTAAAGGTGGACAGATTCACTACCATCTATA TTCACACAAGCAGAGTATTctcgagaagaaattgatgaggtgcgatcggagttggcagaatgtatacaagatcatatttatga GTGGATACAGGACAGTCGAGATCAGTACACTAAGGAGCGTCTGGATTCAGTAA